The following coding sequences lie in one Xanthomonas hortorum pv. pelargonii genomic window:
- a CDS encoding ABC transporter permease → MSRSDASALPPLPPVRPEYERALQPLDPALIATAAPARWQAPPWLRKALVLVVLVAIWEIAARVVGDDLMLPSALQTARAFYDGLLSGELLRRVGASLRVLAQGYALGVVLAFVLTALAASTRWGRDVLGTLTAMFNPLPAIALLPLALLWFGLGTGSLVFVLVHSVLWPLALTTYAGFQAVPETLRMAGRNYGLRGPRYVAQLLIPAALPAILSGLKIGWAFAWRTLIAAELVFGATSGQGGLGWYIFQNRNELYTDRVFAGLAMVIVLGLLVEGVVFQAIERLTVRRWGMQR, encoded by the coding sequence CCGCTCCCGCCGGTGCGGCCCGAGTACGAACGTGCACTACAACCGCTGGATCCCGCATTGATTGCCACCGCCGCGCCGGCGCGCTGGCAGGCGCCGCCGTGGCTGCGCAAGGCGCTGGTGCTGGTGGTGCTGGTCGCCATATGGGAGATCGCCGCGCGCGTGGTTGGCGACGATCTGATGCTGCCCAGCGCCCTGCAGACCGCACGCGCGTTTTACGATGGACTGCTGTCGGGCGAGTTGCTGCGCCGTGTGGGCGCCTCGCTGCGCGTGCTGGCGCAGGGCTACGCGCTCGGCGTGGTGCTCGCCTTCGTGCTGACCGCGCTGGCCGCCTCCACACGTTGGGGCCGCGATGTACTCGGCACCTTGACCGCCATGTTCAACCCGCTACCGGCCATCGCGTTGCTGCCGCTGGCCCTGCTGTGGTTCGGCCTGGGCACCGGCAGCCTGGTGTTCGTGCTGGTGCATTCGGTGCTGTGGCCGCTGGCGCTGACCACCTATGCAGGCTTCCAGGCAGTACCGGAAACGCTGCGCATGGCCGGGCGCAATTACGGGCTGCGTGGGCCGCGTTACGTGGCGCAGCTGCTGATCCCGGCCGCGCTGCCGGCGATCCTGTCCGGGCTGAAGATCGGCTGGGCGTTCGCCTGGCGCACCTTGATCGCCGCCGAGCTGGTGTTCGGGGCCACCTCCGGCCAGGGCGGTCTGGGCTGGTACATCTTCCAGAACCGCAACGAGCTGTATACAGATCGGGTGTTCGCCGGCCTGGCGATGGTGATCGTGCTGGGCTTGCTGGTGGAAGGCGTGGTATTCCAGGCGATCGAGCGGCTGACCGTGCGCCGCTGGGGCATGCAGCGCTAG
- a CDS encoding DMT family protein, protein MPTAPFAAYVYPILLLLASNVFMTFAWYGHLKYKSTPLMIAILVSWGIAFFEYCLQVPGNRLGSAVYSAPQLKGMQEVITLLVFAGFSTFYLGQSLKWNHWAAFGLILVAAFLMFKE, encoded by the coding sequence ATGCCCACCGCGCCCTTCGCCGCTTACGTCTACCCGATCCTGCTGTTGCTCGCCAGCAACGTGTTCATGACCTTCGCCTGGTACGGGCATCTGAAGTACAAGAGCACGCCGTTGATGATCGCGATCCTGGTCAGCTGGGGCATCGCGTTTTTTGAATACTGCCTGCAGGTGCCGGGCAACCGGCTCGGGAGCGCGGTGTATTCGGCGCCGCAGCTCAAGGGCATGCAGGAGGTGATCACGCTGCTGGTGTTCGCCGGCTTCTCGACGTTCTACCTGGGCCAGTCGTTGAAGTGGAATCACTGGGCCGCGTTCGGCCTGATTCTGGTGGCCGCGTTCTTGATGTTCAAGGAATAA